A region from the Linepithema humile isolate Giens D197 chromosome 1, Lhum_UNIL_v1.0, whole genome shotgun sequence genome encodes:
- the fs(1)N gene encoding uncharacterized protein fs(1)N, with product MLPSKDLVAYFFFLWVFINGGECQNIEEMSKTLDQILVNTRSFRRPRDHEDASLIWQQYEFDTGVGNREDVVVTNISSHTLADIPENIDWHFSQTETVYFIRVEDSTLLFYKLNLDDLSIEHALSIITNGRILKFKILNLNIEETFNENRADDLMAVLFIEFQQGYFLYWYKISGDTYTLYSKLSVQKQIQDMEFVQEENQHELLILYNDTYYEEQTYIDIYGFTIDHYNSYKRGINIWHCQRLFVPKISDIQICSIYGRAVLAFQRNDSVILYESKKEDKLCQFEKYEVIKFDKLTNFVCFESGYIKYLAIGGKKLRLFRFFEDEFKNNVEMDLHFNESTEISWVTAIPLNTYRDESLLLVQLKNSTVIALAWHGSKYKRVSLPNQIMDNFNLSKIIAIPKIGFIHTNMLVRVEVALNELAHPIHDEMESILKTQALLEEVFRKQEAVFDETETRFNQSYLKSSMITGFWNLSIANVSKVTIENDVNYGTIKVGSVDLETEDMLINATLNLKRIEKLKSKLDQIYYLKNNSTKINVPFNVELIGSFLVNSTLHAKNVTAAFINDASISIAANDNVNCITDIFKNGEKSFPPINTDNLMTFFLNGIPLNEIVFDTSMKNYSNVDFAKLKRLKVYGDLNFSELNNVQWENLMQNIVWKDKSAIISGETIVEGELIAEEGDIKSLNYLQYPEDYVLRTNKSPINVTGEKGFTNLSTTYLLGIDTINEIDIGDFIILNKYEVLDHEITFENLEISGQLQIDGNITGVNISNIENFVNETDKLLSDVIFENLIIEGNIVLRDSIDAKTWSDFDDILLKTEENAVITGNKHFLNNVTVLFNAMITSEQINGHALSEFMTLNTDQHFPHLKKISADVTFGNVTLDIIKKLENYMMNEEDIASSCSEKILWFVKSPIVDDLSFNTLQQTISRIDFFEKWNQTFKEAYYENLTLSTLIADEILPNTINDEINYADLAERVLTTSTQQNLTGDFIIDNLEIDVLHAEVINNMPLNDFNRSLTHMTSLNRDIFNGNVLIRSLQVTGTITAPSINGNNIIDIYKEDSMGTIIFNNNILIEDLTVNGFLNGMNLSELVADSVQKSDKNVTFTGRKIFENITCEFLETWFINENFVDDILDSDKAQVLKGPVVVNGLVTVSRDFNTTGKIGDVYFSDFANRFESLEDNSYVLRGNFYFTENSCITKLDVNGTIRGELFDTFLQKIILKSNANITISGSKLFKSPVTFNNTFIVDGSLNDLDLYKFHKSAVYIDKPFSINSKIVFKENVHVQKDLVINTKLQSNTIMGVNIKSLQENVIALNEPISLSARITLDDVNFESDIKVVQVNDLQMNLSIPLHTKQLIDRLNCINVTAKNIQILGRVNAHNLKDIYTNTFMIYGNQNFTGYMKIRGNVYANHDFNAHLINNFSPKRIISLTANDTLTGNFIFKTPVTLDKNLRILNLLNEIRPINWQGIMATDETKQIVFGKWKVYGNVHFKKNITGSKFLNEIDVASISTGLAEEHPQIDVTLEEAYNVLHNICAEKLDMLKYNAAHQIYKFDTFDYLKILKLEGNIHDIRYVELNDLHYVLINYDTCRVQVVLYTQIDFQVVDDVSDFGLIDQWTFFKSTDALYLHTTAKHTCGRSLNNIWKLENNRLVHVFEFDNFTDLYQDVLVALMQQNIEAIPEDVQSNILEALTSYDNERPTTFQYSISNNDPIESLTNQSLIYELQGTSSNDILKHSHNCSNFLNFKVGIYEKEEYIYYNEEVSQDYIFICKNDTSQTKILQTIKAHRPKSLLVLNFDDFIETLLIFAENNTIKIYEYRGIEGFVYRNAINIKVDKMYTFKLRKYTNLDKRHCLAIIRENQLTILEAKMYGEKLDWRTLAMDNSC from the exons ATGTTACCAAGTAAGGATCTTGTCGcatatttcttctttctatGGGTTTTTATAAATGGTGGAGAATGTCAAAATATCGAAGAAATGTCTAAAACATTGGATCAAATACTCGTCAATACTAGATCATTTCGACGACCGCGAGATCACGAAGATGCATCGTTAATTTGGCAGCAGTACGAATTTGATACTGGAGTTGGAAATCGAGAAG atgttGTTGTAACGAATATCTCATCGCATACGCTTGCCGACATACCTGAAAATATTGATTGGCATTTTTCGCAAACTGAAACCGTTTACTTTATTCGTGTCGAAGATTCAACATTGCTTTTCTATAAGCTTAATTTGGATGATTTGTCGATTGAACATGCTTTAAGTATAATTACGAACGGCCGTATATTGAAGTTTAAGATTCTCAATTTGAATATCGAAGaaacatttaatgaaaatcGCGCAGACGATTTAATGGCAGTTCTGTTCATTGAATTCCAACAAGGTTATTTTCTGTATTGGTATAAGATTTCCGGAGATACATATACATTGTATTCAAAGTTATCTGTGCAAAAGCAAATTCAAGACATGGAATTTGTGCAAGAAGAAAACCAACATGAGTTATTAATACTCTATAACGATACATATTACGAAGAACAGACGTACATCGATATTTATGGCTTCACTATTGATCATTACAATTCTTACAAACGTGGCATCAATATAtg GCATTGTCAACGGTTATTTGTTCCAAAAATATCCGACATTCAAATCTGTTCAATTTACGGACGCGCAGTGTTAGCTTTTCAACGAAACGACAGCGTTATTTTGTATGAATCGAAAAAGGAAGATAAATTGTGCCAGTTTGAAAAGTATGAAGTTATCAAGTTCGACAAGCTTACAAATTTTGTCTGCTTTGAGAGCGGTTACATCAAGTATTTAGCAATTGGTGGAAAGAAATTGCGTTTGTTTCGCTTTTTTGAGgacgaatttaaaaataacgttgAAATGGATCTACATTTCAATG aaagcACCGAAATCTCTTGGGTCACCGCTATACCATTGAACACTTATCGGGACGAATCATTGTTGCtggttcaattaaaaaattcaacggTAATTGCTCTGGCTTGGCACGGATCAAAATATAAGAGAGTGTCTTTACCCAACCAGATTATGGATAACTTTAATCTGTCGAAAATCATCGCTATTCCCAAAATCGGATTCATACATACAAACATGCTCGTACGTGTAGAAGTGGCCTTGAATGAATTAGCACATCCTATTCACGACGAAATGGAAAGCATACTGAAGACTCAAGCTTTATTGGAG gAAGTTTTTCGAAAACAGGAAGCCGTCTTTGACGAAACTGAAACACGATTCAATCAAAGTTACTTAAAAAGTTCCATGATAACAGGATTTTGGAATCTTTCGATAGCAAATGTTTCGAAAGTTACAATAGAAAATGATGTAAATTATGGCACTATTAAAGTCGGCTCGGTTGATTTAGAAACGGAAGATATGTTGATAAACGcgacattaaatttaaaaagaatagagaAACTTAAATCGAAGCttgatcaaatttattatttaaaaaataattcaacgaAAATTAATGTACCGTTTAATGTCGAATTAATCGGAAGTTTTCTAGTAAATAGTACTTTACACGCGAAAAATGTAACTGCAGCTTTCATAAATGACGCATCAATTTCGATCGCAGCGAATGATAATGTAAATTGCATCACTGATATCTTTAAAAACGGCGAGAAATCTTTTCCTCCAATTAACACTGATAATTTAATGACGTTCTTTTTAAATGGAATCCCACTAAATGAAATCGTTTTCGATACttcaatgaaaaattatagcaaCGTAGATTTTGCGAAGTTAAAGCGTTTGAAGGTTTACGGAGACTTAAACTTTTCCGAACTAAATAACGTTCAGTGGGAGAATCTGATGCAAAATATTGTATGGAAAGATAAATCGGCAATAATTTCTGGAGAGACAATCGTAGAAGGG GAGCTCATCGCTGAAGAGGGTGATATTAAAAGTCTGAATTATCTACAATATCCAGAAGATTATGTTCTACGTACTAATAAATCACCTATCAATGTTACGGGCGAAAAAGGCTTTACTAATCTGTCTACAACATACTTACTGGGCATTGATACGATAAATGAAATAGATATTggtgattttattattcttaacaAATACGAAGTTCTCGATCACGAAATCACCTTTGAGAATTTGGAAATCAGTGGACAGCTTCAG ATCGATGGAAATATAACAGGTGTTAATATAAGCAATATAGAGAATTTTGTCAATGAAACCGACAAGCTTTTATCAGATgtcatttttgaaaatctgATTATCGAGGGAAACATTGTGCTCCGAGATTCGATTGATGCAAAAACATGGTCAGATTTTGATGATATTCTGTTAAAAACTGAGGAAAATGCCGTAATCACtggaaataaacattttttgaataacGTTACTGTGCTGTTTAACGCAATGATTACATCTGAACAAATTAATGGTCACGCACTTTCGGAATTTATGACATTAAACACTGATCAACACTTTCCTC acttgaaaaaaatatctgcggATGTTACGTTTGGCAATGTTACTcttgatattataaagaaattagaaaattacatGATGAATGAGGAAGATATTGCTTCTAGTTGCTCAGAAAAAATACTATGGTTTGTGAAATCACCAATTGTCGATGATCTATCTTTTAATACTCTGCAGCAAACTATTTCACGGATtgatttctttgaaaaatggaATCAAACTTTCAAAGAAGCGTACTATGAAAATTTGACACTCTCGACACTGATAGCCGACGAAATCTTACCAAATACAATCAATGATGAGATCAACTACGCGGATTTAGCCGAACGTGTGCTAACAACTTCCACACAGCAAAATTTAACAGGCGATTTTATCATTGATAATTTAGAAATCGACGTTTTGCACGCGGAAGTCATAAATAATATGCCGTTGAATGATTTCAATCGATCATTAACACACATGACATCACTTAATCGTGATATTTTCAACGGAAACGTGTTAATAAGATCGCTACAAGTAACAGGAACGATAACAGCGCCTTCGATCAACGGGAACAACATCATTGATATTTACAAGGAAGACAGCATGGgaactataatttttaataataacatattgaTCGAGGATTTAACAGTGAATGGTTTCCTGAACGGCATGAATCTGTCTGAGCTTGTTGCTGACTCCGTGCAGAAAAGCGATAAGAACGTTACATTTACAGGTCGCAAAATCTTCGAAAATATTACGTGCGAGTTTTTGGAAACCTggtttataaatgaaaattttgtgGATGATATTTTGGATTCCGACAAGGCGCAAGTGTTAAAAGGACCGGTCGTTGTAAACG gTTTGGTTACCGTTTCAAGAGATTTCAATACAACTGGCAAAATTGGAGATGTATACTTCAGCGATTTCGCAAATAGATTTGAGTCACTTGAAGATAACTCTTATGTTCTTCGCGGTAACTTTTACTTTACTGAGAACAGTTGTATAACAAAACTGGATGTAAATGGAACAATTCGAGGAGAGCTATTTGACACTTTTCTgcagaaaataattcttaagagtaatgcaaatattacaatatctggatcgaaattatttaaaagtccAGTTACGTTTAACAATACATTCATTGTCGACGGTAGCTTGAACGATTTagatttgtacaaatttcacaAAAGTGCTGTTTATATCGATAAACCTTTCTCGATTAATTCTAAAATCGTGTTCAAAGAAAACGTTCATGTACAGAAAGATCTCGTAATAAACACAAAGTTACAATCAAATACTATTATGGGAgtcaatataaaaagtttgcaGGAGAATGTTATCGCTCTTAATGAGCCAATCTCTTTATcag CACGGATAACACTCGACGATGTGAACTTCGAGTCAGATATAAAAGTCGTACAGGTCAATGACTTGCAAATGAATCTGTCGATTCCATTACATACAAAACAGTTAATTGATAGACTCAACTGTATTAATGTTACTGCAAAGAACATTCAAATATTAGGACGTGTCAATGCCCACAATCTAAAGGACATTTATACAAACACTTTCATG ataTATGGCAACCAAAATTTTACTGGATATATGAAGATCCGTGGAAATGTTTACGCGAATCATGACTTCAACGCTCATCTCATCAATAATTTTAGTCCCAAgcgaattatttctttaactGCCAACGATACTTTAACTG gaaactttatatttaaaactcCAGTTACTCTCGATAAAAATCTGAGAATTTTGAATCTGTTAAACGAGATTAGACCAATTAATTGGCAAGGAATAATGGCAACGGATGAGACGAAACAAATTGTGTTTGGAAAGTGGAAAGTGTATGGAAACGTTCacttcaaaaaaaatattacaggaAGTAAATTTTTGAATGAAATTGATGTCGCAAGTATATCAACTGGCTTAGCAGAAGAACATCCTCAAATAGATGTCACCCTCGAGGAAGcatat aatgttttgcataatatatgcGCAGAAAAGTTAGATATGCTTAAATACAATGCTGCACAccaaatatacaaatttgatacatttgactatttgaaaattttgaaactcgAGGGAAATATTCATGATATTCGTTATGTCGAATTAAATGATCTGCATTATGTGCTAATAAATTATGACACATGCCGCGTACAGGTCGTATTGTATACTCAAATTGATTTTCAAGTGGTTGATGATGTGTCTGATTTCGGATTAATCGATCAATGGACTTTTTTCAAATCGACTGACGCTTTGTACTTGCATACTACCGCAAAGCACACTTGCGGTAGGAGTCTTAACAATATATggaaattggaaaataatagaTTGGTG cATGTGTTCgaatttgataatttcacGGATTTGTACCAAGATGTACTTGTAGCGCTAATGCAACAGAATATTGAAGCTATCCCTGAAGATGTGCAGTCAAATATATTAGAAGCTCTTACTTCGTATGATAATGAAAGACCGACAACTTTTCAATACTCAATTTCCAATAATGATCCAATTGAGTCATTAACTAACCAATCTTTAATCTACGAACTACAAGGAACATCTtcaaatgatatattaaaacatagtCACAATTGTagcaattttttgaattttaaagtaggtatttatgaaaaagaagaatatatttattataacgaAGAAGTCAGCCAGGATTATATATTc ataTGCAAAAATGACACCTCACAAACAAAGATTTTGCAAACTATAAAAGCACATCGGCCGAAGTCATTATTGGTTTTGAATTTCGATGATTTTATCGAAACATTACtgatttttgcagaaaataacACTATCAAGATTTATGAATATCgag gTATTGAAGGCTTTGTGTACAGAAatgctataaatataaaagttgaCAAAATGTACACCTTCAAATTAAGAAAGTACACTAATTTGGATAAAAGACACTGCTTGGCTATAATTCGTGAAAatcaattaacaattttggAAGCAAAAATGTACGGTGAGAAGTTGGACTGGAGAACGTTAGCTATGGATAATTCCTGTTAA
- the LOC105674365 gene encoding enolase-phosphatase E1 produces the protein MIALFYVLIIFFGLSHCDDVLSRIEVENSINRTINEVERLIRQNSTLPHLNRREIVDILRNITSKDLEAYKDKQKIEEARKIYQRALMVVLPYNAEDAEESIKDLYTKPPIVEIIADPLHNQENYETWKTAKLQQANKFTLHDEESIKNLVETHTSERTTSKENPPEKTWYKNHKETYSEMNMNIKENLKLDSTPLKFSFNLENLQKQSMTTEEPIITTRQPVYVRSSNEDEDEDVDVIYSTSVTTVRSVATSPKNALIDSKESQTLFRPLKHNENVLSADQWRYHAPTITQSPMAPAKIPNSFKVSSKQPFSSIATLLSENIMAPTVINKIESASETEASEIISEEMEIEDVEQTTSIYVTPMSSSSSPLSEKSNYNSTYNLNLGGFRKITTTTTTMRPEVMDLIASIGLRPENTIHIEKVFEKNKENFENKSQVLDSNGLIYTTTSSLTAGEPDSPSITGQNTFESSVSEIGKGMNNLTPDIQLLFQRFGLQTSNLVTPEPTSTSRPIVNTNSYTNFKLLPASNVKDQDMKEFLARFGLGVSDRHKKAMPMSTERSSLIDVVPDSMKPILENIGLISRKAAPKVESTEPMKITKFHVFKPHEVIIKDEKQKMQINELLDTIRLVQEGKASAKDVRKIANDLLVTTKTLKDGPDPLSLEKIITVYNNDMKNEVKRQQNSQKTVETNSDQDLANVTAASTESMDVSSTTISTTTTMMPSDSAKDSSVFTDTTSEREKEREKESSTSADTNLVALEESFDTTLAPDPILPNKRKSGLYFLVDLNTFLEVGDENSEKVNLRFQPKVGDRTKFLRVSVP, from the exons ATG ATCGCGCTATTCTACGTACTGATTATCTTCTTCGGCCTAAGTCATTGTGATGATGTTCTATCAAGAATCGAAGTTGAGAATTCGATCAATCGAACGATCAATGAGGTCGAAAGATTGATCCGCCAGAATTCGACCTTACCGCATCTCAATAGACGCGAGATCGTCGATATTCTCCGTAATATTACGTCCAAAGATCTTGAGGCATACAAGGATAAACAGAAAATCGAGGAAGCAAGAAAAATCTACCAGAGAGCGTTGATGGTGGTTTTGCCTTACAACGCAGAAGACGCAGAAGAAAGCATTAAAGACTTGTACACCAAACCGCCTATAGTTGAAATAATAGCGGATCCTCTTCATAATCAGGAAAATTACGAAACGTGGAAGACCGCAAAGCTGCAGCAAGCAAACAAATTCACGCTGCACGATGAAGaatctattaaaaatctaGTAGAGACACACACTTCGGAGAGGACAACGTCCAAGGAAAATCCACCCGAGAAAACATGGTATAAAAATCACAAAGAAACATATTCGGAGATGAATATGAATATCAAAGAGAATTTGAAGTTAGACTCCACGCCACTCAAGTTCAGCTTTAACTTGGAAAATCTACAGAAGCAATCGATGACTACCGAAGAACCAATAATTACCACTAGACAACCAGTGTACGTGAGATCAAGCAATGAAGACGAAGATGAAGATGTCGATGTAATATATAGCACAAGTGTCACAACAGTGCGATCGGTAGCAACGAGTCCCAAGAATGCCTTGATCGATTCGAAAGAATCGCAAACGTTGTTTCGTCCTTTAAAACACAACGAAAATGTTTTGTCTGCTGATCAATGGCGTTATCACGCGCCAACAATTACGCAAAGTCCCATGGCGCCGGCGAAAATTCCAAATTCCTTTAAAGTTTCCAGTAAACAACCATTTTCCTCAATTGCTACGTTATTATCGGAAAATATTATGGCGCCAACGGtgattaacaaaattgaaagcGCTTCGGAGACAGAAGCCTCGGAGATAATATCAGAAGAGATGGAAATCGAGGATGTCGAACAAACAACTTCTATTTACGTGACACCGATgtcttcttcctcctctcctctttccgagaaatcaaattataattccaCTTACAATTTGAATCTCGGAGGATTCCGTAAGatcacgacgacgacgacgacgatgcgTCCGGAAGTGATGGATCTGATCGCTTCGATCGGACTTCGACCTGAAAATACTATACACATAGAGAAAGTGTTCGAGAAGAATAAAGAGAATTTCGAGAATAAATCCCAAGTTCTCGACAGTAACGGTTTAATCTATACAACGACTTCCAGCTTGACGGCTGGCGAGCCCGACTCGCCATCAATAACCGGTCAGAACACTTTTGAAAGTTCCGTTTCAGAAATCGGGAAAGGGATGAACAATCTAACGCCGGATATACAGCTACTTTTTCAACGATTTGGCCTGCAGACGTCCAATCTCGTGACGCCGGAACCGACGTCAACGTCGAGACCGATCGTGAACACAAACTCTTACAccaattttaaacttttgcCGGCGTCCAACGTAAAAGATCAGGATATGAAAGAGTTTTTGGCGAGATTTGGGCTCGGCGTCAGCGATAGGCACAAAAAGGCCATGCCGATGTCGACGGAACGCTCGTCGTTGATCGACGTTGTTCCGGATAGTATGAAACCAATCTTAGAGAACATAGGTCTCATTTCCCGCAAGGCAGCGCCAAAAGTGGAGAGCACAGAACCGATGAAAATAACCAAGTTCCACGTGTTCAAACCGCACGAGGTTATAATAAAAGACGAGAAGCAAAAGATGCAGATCAATGAGCTCCTAGACACGATCAGGTTGGTTCAGGAGGGAAAAGCAAGCGCAAAAGATGTTCGGAAAATAGCCAACGATTTGCTCGTGACCACGAAGACTCTAAAGGATGGACCAGATCCGTTAAGTCTAGAAAAAATCATTACAGTCTATAACAATGATATGAAAAATGAGGTGAAAAGACAACAGAACTCGCAGAAAACTGTCGAGACGAATAGCGATCAGGATCTCGCAAACGTCACGGCAGCATCTACTG AATCTATGGATGTTTCTTCGACAACGATTTCAACTACAACCACAATGATGCCTTCAGATTCCGCGAAAGATAGCTCGGTGTTCACAGATACAACTTCAgaaagggaaaaagagagagagaaagagtcaTCGACATCTGCAGATACAAATCTCGTGGCACTGGAGGAATCCTTTGATACCACTCTTGCACCGGATCCTATTTTACCAAATAAGCGAAAAAGTGGTTTGTATTTTCTCGTAGATTTAAATACCTTCCTCGAGGTCGGTGATGAAAATAGCGAGAAAGTGAATCTGAGATTCCAACCGAAAGTTGGCGACAGAACGAAATTTTTGCGGGTCAGCGTGCCGTAA